DNA sequence from the Falco peregrinus isolate bFalPer1 chromosome 1, bFalPer1.pri, whole genome shotgun sequence genome:
TTAACACTATTCTTGACTTCAAGACTCACAAGCCAGGCTACAGAGGGGACTACACAAAGACTACACTACACTACTACCTGCTCGGGATCTAGAGGATTGCCTGACAACTCCGAGCAAGGACATCTTACCACCAGCTTGCTGGAACCTGCAGCAAGGATTtacttcagcttctgctgcGTGTTTAGCATTCCCTCACACAAACCCTCTCTTCAGCAGTAGCTGCCCAGGCTTTCCTGTCCCACAAATTATGACCCTCTACTAGTCTCATTTTAGTAGCCAAGCCAAGAACTCATAAATTCTACCAACTAGGTATAATGCTAGCAGGCAGTAGCATGGACTAAAAGGCTGCCACATGTTTGAACTTTATGACTTTTTTACATAAGTTTATCATGGAGACATCAACTTTCCCTCCCCCTTAGTCTATGATTAATGGGTGATTGTAGAACTCAGTGCCCTAAGGAAACAAAAGTAGAGATAATATCAGTCCTTTCCTAGGGTCACAATTCATTGTCTAAGCTGTACCACAGACAAATGCATCTCAGGTTCTCTTCTCAGGCAAGAAATAACAAGATTCACTGAGTAGCCACTAACATATTTCCTCCTCAcattctcctccttttcctgaagCGGGTACTTCTCCTGATTTGAGGAGCACTGGCATCAGCCGCAGCACTGCAGGAGTCCAAGACAGATTGTGCAGCATTCTCCTCAGATCCCATGTCCTACAACATAACCAGAAGAGACCATCAGTACCATGAGAGCTAGCATAACTGCAAAAGAAGCCCTTCAGTCACCTTTTTATTTCAGGGAGCTCAGCAAGATTTCAAAATAGTCTTCCACATACCTTCAAAACTAAGCATGGGACAGCAACATTCTATTACCAATGTCACAACAATCACAAAACATCCCAAaattttcagagcaaaaccTTCAGCCAACACtggcatttctttctgcttctgctaCCACTACCAAACTCGAGCGActcctgctgcagtttgtgTCTGGGCAAAACTGTTCATTGCAGAGGTTGTATGCACATTTGTTAAGAGAGGGTTGTACACCCGCCACAAGTGATGCTTTAGCTTTCTCCAGGAGCCAGACAGTGCCCCAAACAACGTAATCAAAACAAACTTTTCATTCCTTGTAAGGCATACCCCTACCAcaaacttttcattaaaaacaccaGGCAAACCACCTGGGTATAATGTtaataaaaagaacaggaagGAGTGTGGTGGAAGATGACACAGGACAGAGGCTGTCAGCAAGGCTATCAGGCAGTGAAGAACTGCTGGTGACTTTTGGACTGCTCACAGTTCAAACTACACTGAACTTGGCCCAGACCCAAAAGTCAGAGCCAGAACAGGAAGATAATTGCTGGCTTTTACTATGGGAAAGCTCTGAGTTTTAGGCAGATTTGCCATATTTCTGTAGAAACAGCTGTTTACCTTGTTTACTCATCTTCAttagtgttttgtttattttggagcCACAGTGAACTGAAATGCAAGTTTGAGCTACACAACTCCCAGCATGTTCTGTAAGAAACAGTGCTGGGCAGTGAAGAATTTAGCTTAAAAATCAGAGCCTGATTTTAGGTTGACATTATGGCTTACATCGATCTATATACTCTAAGAACCTGTAGTCATATAAAAAAATTTGAGACGACGACCTCAAATGGCAACATACACAATTCCCCTGATATTAATGGGGTTTAAAGGAAGCACgcacaatgaaaaaaaagggcccaatttaaaaaatacaaaagtcaGTGTAGCAGATTATAAACTGTAAGAGGAAGGAAGCTTTGATAGTGCCCAGAAGCAGGTATCATGTCAAGTTCAATGTGCTCCACAATACGCACTTTCACCCTTATGAGGACTAAAGGCTCCCAGCTCAGcaagaaagcttttccttttatcaGCTGCAAAACTACGCTTATTCAAAGGACCAAATTTCTGCTACACTTAAGAGCAGTGGTGGTTTTCACCCTGGATTCCAGCGCAACATTTAGCTGGCAGTAACCTCCTTTTAGCTCTCAGCACCTCTGTTTTACCTGAATTAGTAAATCAGCATCTTTATCTCCAGGCTGATCACCAACCACCTGATCCAACGGTACCCCTGTTAATTCATGCCCACAACTCTCTTCCTCAGACACTTCCTTCTCACTCTGCCACTCCTCTTCATCACTCTCATCATATTGCTTCCTGCTGGCTGACAGAGTCGTCGTCACTTTTGGAGGAGGCAGAGTTGCCAGAAGAGCTGGGAGTGTAAAGGCTGCTAGGAATCTAGCTTTCAGTAGGAGGTAAGCAGGGTTATTGCCGAGTTTCTGCTGCACCAGTTCTCCAATAGCATGCAAATCAACCCCAGTGCCCTCACCCTGACTGGCATCAGAAGGCAGAAGACATGCCGCTTGCTCTTccagagctgctttctgcagaagtaGCTTCGAGAGGGTTTTTAAGTTGCACAAAAAAGGTGGCAAATAAGGCAATCTGGTTTGGAGCAATGGTACCTGGACACCTTTTTTCCCATTCAGCCACTCCTTCACTAGCCCTTCATCTTCAAGGGAAATCAGGCTAAAGTCAAGTAGATTCTTTTCTGCACTGGAAGTGGTTGGCTGGGGTGGACTTTCAGCAGGCTGTGCAGCCAGTGGTTTCGAGGCAATAGGTCTATTTTTCAATGCTTGCGCAGCAAAGCAGTCAGAGGTCCCTGGGACATTGTTATGAGGAACTGGATCTCCCAGCTGGGGTGCAACCTCTTTCGTGATGCTTGGATTGGAAGACGATTTGTTTGTTGTGATGGAGTCATGACTCTTTCCCAAGGTAGGGAGACTCAACACACTCTGGGAATCAGACCCTTGAGTGCTTGAAGGTAGCAGTGTCTGGGGCAGGAGCACACCATGCAGGGTTGGTGCatcagctggagaagcagtCTGAGCGGCAGAGGAGTCGGAAGCCCTGGAGAAGCCGTCTGAACACGTAGGCGTTGCAGAAGAAATGCTGGATGTGGTGCAACCAGGATTTGCTGAGGTGACAGGTAAGAGAATTGTGGAATGGTTAGCTGTCTGTCCCAAAGGTACTCCTTCTGTTAACTGGGCACTTGGTGCTTTTGTCTCTGCGCTGCTGGGGTGAGGCAGATTTGCTCTGGCTGGCACAGGAGGCACTCCTAAATTAGAGACGTTGCCATTGGAAGTCACAGTTGTCTGACACTGATttctcacagcagcagctggcagtcCTCGGGGAACACCCACCATAGTTTGTACAGCAGTGGGGAGCAAAGCCTGTGGTGTTACGACCCATGTGAAAGGCAGTATGCCGTTGGGAATCACATGTGAACCAGTTTGTGGAGTTACAAGAGCAGACAATAGATTGACTGGCCTCTGCTGTGGCACACTGGTATTCAGCTCACAGGTAACTGGTGTGGAAAGAGACAATTTGTTGGAGCCAGACTCAATGCCAAGAGGCACCACTGTAATCTGGTGTGGCGCAAAAGTTTGGGGTTGCAACACTACTGAAGCTGAGCTGCCAGCTAGGACCTGACTGTTGCAGGCTCCCTGATTTGGGgccttctctgctgcagctggagtcAGGCCTGGAGAAAACCCTCCTTCAGGGCTACTTTCCAAAGCTTGCTCTTTTAGTTCCTTATTGGATTGTAGTTCTGTCCCTTGTGAGGAACCAGGACTTTCCCCAGTTTCTGGCACTGATGAGGAATGGTTTTCAAGCACAATAGCGGTAGAAGTTGAACCTGCAACAGAAGTAAATGCTGACAACGGAGCTGGTGCACACTGTACTTGGTTACTTGTACAACCGACTGCTGCAGGATTGCTCCCTGCTTGCACAGAAGGAATGATTTGCTGTGGTGAGTGCTGGATTATGAGAGGCCCTGAAACCAGCATCTGTGGGGCAACAAATACTGTCCTCTGCATAGCTTTCTTAGCCCGAGATTCTCTTAGCCGCTTCTCTCTGAGTAATTCTGAGACGGTTTTAGGCTTCTGCCTTTGCACTTGGGCTGGGAGAGCTCCCTGTGTGGCAGGGGCGCTGCTCTCAAAGGCAACGGTGGAAGTCTCCCTTGCTTTTAAGGCTACAGGTCTCCTGACAGCATTCCTTGGTATGCCCCTTCGGGAGTTCCTCTGAGTACAAGATTGTGATGAATTGCCTATAGAggaggggaaataaaataaaaaggaaaaaattaaaagatcgagcagtattttcaaaagtcaTTCTTTAGCTATTAAGCACCAAGTACCCTGCACACAGGAAGCAGCAAAATGCTTGTTTGTGAGAGTTCCTACAACACCATAGTCATGGTTTAATCAAGCCCCATCCTGACATCCTGCAGGTAACTGATGTAGCAAGCTTACTACTTGCTCAGTAATCACATAATTTTCCCCCAGGAAATCACAGATGGGCTAAGAAAGCACCTTAACCCGCACAGGAGGAACTGTACTGGTCAGTACCACATGGGGATGTCACACCAGCCAGGACGACAACAACGAACTGGGGTTTTGGTCAGTGCCAGCACATTCACTACAACCTATAGCTGTAGAAGAGCATTAACACTGACAGACTACAGAACTGGTGGCCCAGTGCCACTGGTCCCCAAGCCCTTCAGTACTTTTTCCAGTCCTTACCAAAGGGTAACGTATTTAGGCAATAACTGAAAGATCCAAGAGCTAGCAAAAATGAGCATGACAATGTAGTTTTGTTCCAAAAGTTCTCCTTCAGTTAAATTGGTCATTAATGTAATAGTGTTGAATTAAGTGAAAGATCTTGcacatcataaaaataaatgttctggTAGGTACCTGAAGAAGTCTCCATATTTTGGGAAGCCTgccaaaaaaattatattaaattatacttctgagatatctgaaaattaaaaaattaaaaaatcagaacagtGCAAATGTGAATCAAACCCACATCTGCCAACATCCCATACAAGTGGCCACACAGCCAGCATTTTATCATGCTTCTGAATCAAAACAAACTGGTGACACACACACGTACAAACAGCACACCACTGGCCACAAAATTAAGAATCTCTACTTTAGTCAAGCCTTCAGGAGGAAAAGCTTAGAAACAGACCATGCAAAATACCTGCTGAGGCCTTCCTGCATTAGCCCTAAGAAGCTCTGACTGCCTTAGCCTCTTCTCACGAATAATCTTCATACAGCCATTGGTATCAATCTGGAAGAGCTGCAAGAGgagaatttcattaaaatttgaTTGATGACAAGATGGATGGGAGAGGCTTCATATGCATGATTCTGGGGATGTTTTCACACTTAcagaaaaaggatttatttgaaaaatatcatACAAGCCATGAGGTCAGATTAATTCAGTAATTAgattatttaaagaaacaaagataagCCATCTATTTAAGcatcaaatacagaaataaagattaCCACTGTTTGAAAGCAGATAATGCTATTAAGACAGTAAAACCTACCTGAATGAAAAGCGTGAACAGGGGAGTGCTCGTGAGACTGATTGacttaatcttttctttaatgGAATCAGCTAGAAAAAAGTCCAACATCAAAATCAGCTGGGCATTTACTTACAAGATGTCAGGAGGTAGGGAAAAAAGGTAGGACAGTACTATCCCTGATGGGTCACCACTACCTTTTGTCTGATGAAAAGCCATCTTCCCAGTTTGCAAGGTGCAAGGCAGTAGCACATTGCCCACCCAAGGTGTCACTGCCATGAGAAGCTTTCTGTCAAGGTTCATTCTTCTCAAACGCTCTCTCTCTTGACGATAAGTTTTCTCTGTGATGTTCTGCAGCCCCTCAAGCTTCTGGCCAACAGATGTACTAACTCcagatatttttgttaaagCAGTGGCAGAAGGTTTTAGAAACTTCAACTGCTGTGCACAAACAAATACGTAATTAAAAGTTCCAGTTAGGAAGGCTCTACCATAATTAGCCCCAGAAAAAGACTACTTGTGGGgcagttatgaaaaaaaaaaattatgagctTTTCCTCTTGGGACTACAGTGCAACAAGATACGCTATTCTATCAAATAACATTTCCTAAATACAGCCTGGAAGTGCTTACATCACAAGAGCAGACAAGACAGAAGAGGCACTTACAAGCTTCCTCTGAAAGCATGTGTTATGTCTTAACACTCTTCTCACATTGTCCAGGGTAACCCGTAGCACTTGCTTTCCACATCTAGAAGCCTTAACATAAAAGCATacaagaaaagataaaagagaaaGTATCTCACAGAACTTTCACTGATTATACACAGAAGGTACAAAAGTTTTCAACAGTCCTGCTGTTCAAAGCATCTTATTGAAGGAAATCAGCCCCGATATGCACACATTTACTTTATCTTTTAGCCCTTGTGCATTACCACAATACCAAATGTTTATTTCATAAAAGCTTTTCGGTGAAGTATCTAGAAAAACCTGCACTGAAGGTCATAATTTATTGGATGATTCTCTGCACTTTTTGGCTTAATAGtacaagggaaggaaaagaggcaGTTTGGAAAAGCCGCTGACTCTTCCCTCAACTTCTACTAGTAAAACAATGCTCTATCTGTAATCAAAATTAAAGACTGATTAGACCAGATAAGCACTTACAACCCTTGCATACCATAACCCCCAGAACACACCACTTCTGTTACCAACAAACTTGCCATAGGTGCAATCGGTCCTGAAGTCTAAGGCACACAGGCAATTCTTAATGCAAAAGACAGAACAATTTTGCTTACAGGAACTTAACTAGCAATTTAGACTTACAATATTTTGCTAAGGAGTATCTTTTTGCAAACATGTGCTGGGAGGGTTTGTACTGTTTCAGTACCTGATCTGGGGTGAAAACCCAGCTCATAATCAGATACAGATGTATAAGCAACTTAACTCTTCCAAACTGTAAGCCAATACACCCTAGCCACAAGAGCACAGACACATCACAGTTCACTGTACAATTCTGCTTTATGAAGatctaaaaatagttttgtttctgtgacatTCCAAGTGGAAAGAATACAGCTGTTTTCTAGGTAATGCATGGGGAAACAGTGCTAGAAATTTCTGTTTAATCCCACAGTGCAGTTTCCAACAGCACCCCCCAACGGCACAGTGAGAAAACAGCCAACAGATGCGCAAAAAAGGTATTTGCCGTGTACTTATCACATAATCCCTTTACTGCAGCAACTGCACCTTCCAGTTGCTTCTGATCTAAGCTCCAATCCTACCAAGAACAGACTGAGAATCCCAGGATTCTCACCTTGTTCATTACTTCTACTGGATTCTTCACAATGACATCCGTTGAATGTGGACGTGCAATGCCCCTCAGGAGGGTGTTCAACTCTGACGGTTCATCGGCAACCCTGTCCTTGTCTCCATCACATGTTGTGCTTGGAACTTCACTGCAACTGGTCTTTGCACCAGCActcacagcagagaaaagggaCAGAGCTTGGTATCTTCCCTGGTTTGATTCCTGTGTATTTGTCCGTGTTGGTATCCACAAATCAATGCTGGGAAATGCAGACTCCTCCTTGCTTggtgcctcctcctcctctgaacTGTCTGCTAAGTCCAGTTCTATGTCTTCACTGCTACTCTCTGAAGAGCTGGAACTGTCTTCCACAGGCCGGCGCTTTCTTGATCtaaatcttttcttctcagtgaaaaaaagcacagacaaGTTTTAGCTAGTGTTCACCCTTGACTTGCAAATCTCTCAAATCAGTAAGTTATGAAGTTTTATGGGGCAGTCCCCTATCAAGTAACGTGTGGCTTCCAAATGGATAGTTCTGCTTTACTTCTGCTACGATTAACTAAATGCAGTACAACTGACAATTGCCTTTGGACACAGATTTTTACTGGTTTAGATTCcgtatgcaaaaaaaaaaggctacagATAGAGATAAGTTTGTGTTAAGAAGTGGTACACGTGAAAGTACAAACTAAGTACAGTGCCCCATCTTGACACATTCGGGTTTCCATGATCCCTGCCCTTGAGCAGGTGCTTTGCCATGGAAACAAGACTATCTTTAACACTGTCTTAAGCAGCCAGAATTTCTCCAAGTCCCTGGTACCAAAACTGGCAATTCGAAAACCTAGGTACATCCCATCCTTACAGGCACTTCAAGGCAGTAAAGAAATCCTAGataatttacaaatatatagCAAATTCACTTCAGACCCTCAGAACAAAGGCTGCTTTAACACATCAAAAAATTAGACCATGAACATCCATGACAAAAACCTTCTGTGAAATCAGTGTCAATTTTTGTATTGATTTCACAGGATCTCACTTTTAGTTTAGAGAATCCTAATTAAAGAGATGGAACCATGACAGCAGCATTTTTGCACAATACCTTAGACCCAATCATAAGTTTCCACTTGCTCAGACATTGGGAGCCAGTCCGATGTGGCAATTCAGAAGCTATTTTACTCCAGTGACCTATAAATGATGCCGAGTAGAACATACCTATTAATGCAACAAACTGAGCGACAGGCCTTTTCAGTGCAGAATATTATACACGTATTCTACATTTCCTTGTATAAGAGACACGAGTTACTATAGAAATGGATCTCAAAACCTTAATACCCATTTGTGGTCTTCGATCAGACTCTGCGCTACGATACACTCAGCTTAAGTTAGACACTACTAGAAAAATGaatcaaaaatgaaaactcCAGCAGAACTCCACACTCCCTTGGAGCAGTAAAGGACTGCTTAGAAGAAAGCTTAAACGGAATGCTAAAAAACTTCCATTTGCTAAGAAAAGTTGTCTTAGAGAAAATAAGTGCTCTCTTTCGCAGGCTGTTTCGAAGGGAACTCGCCCTTCCAAATTGTCCTAGCTCTGACACGGTGCTGACACTGCTAACAGAACTCTTTACTACACAATCCCTCAGTAACTGCACAATGTAAGGGATACTCAATCGTGAGTATGAAGCAGAGCCTGCTAGTATGAGCTACGGTGCTTAAAATAAGAGGAGAAAACTTAAATGATAAATTCCTTTTTACTATTCACTTCTCTGAACTTCTAAAGGTTAAGCCACAGAAACACTTACCCAGGCCATGCTTTTGAACCAGTTCAATtagctgctcctcttcctctaAACCCCACTTGCCTTTCTTTACATCACAGTGCAAAGCTTTTAAGtaccttcaaaatgaaaacattaaagtGAGGAACGTTCAATCCTGCTTGTAGTTCTGATCATCACTGCCTACTCCGAGgctgaacaaaaccagcattcCTTACCAGATCTTTCGTTTTTCTAAGGGAGCCTAGCCCTACTCCCTCAATACAGCACAGCTACAATCTCTTTGTTCTCAAAAATATCAGGCCACATGATTAAGGATTACAACAAGCAGCTGTAAAACGGGTCACTGAAATTAGGACATACTGTACTCTGAGTTTCCTGAAGTTGAGTCCAAGGCTGAAAATTGCTCAGCACCTCATTATTGCTGTTCAGTTACTGGAAGTCACTGCCTAGTCTGTGTATCTGTGAAAATGATCAATATATGGATGACACCTTTCATCCCTACATGCCCTCATTCACATCTGATGACccctttgcttcattttgaaCAACATCCTCCCCAACTTCTGCTAATCCACAGGCTGAGGGAGTGGCGTGCCACAGTCAACAATGTACTGTTCTCTCTGGTAAACTCAATTTCAACTTTTTGACTTATGTAACTACAGATACAGGAGATATGTGGAGACAATATTAGAGACTATATTTAGACCATAACCCCTTCAGCAAAACAGCCCTTAAGGTGATACTGGTTTAAGCAAAGCAAACGTATTTGTAAAGTAAGTTGcaccttggctctgtgtaacAAACTTGAAAGCACAGCCACTGTATGTAGCATACTTACCGATCTCTGCACTGAGCATCGCTCCTCCCTGGCACTTCTGTCCGAATTTTATACCAGTCACGCTCTCCATACTTCTTAACTGCAGCCAACAGCAACTATGGTAATCAAACAAAGAAAGAGCTGAAATCCTCATCAGTAATAACCTTAACAGGCCTGAGACAGAAGCAGTTGTACTCATTTCCACTGTATTCTAAATCTCTGAACAGAAGCGTTTAGGAGCTTCTAAGCCCTCTTGACTTGGCAAACTACCTGCCTTGGTCTGTTTTACATTCCTTTGCGCCACTGTTAGAGCTCAGATGTATATAGCCATGCACCATTACAACAGTCTAACCTTCCCACTTTTTGTACCCTGCAATTCTAGGCATCAGAGAACAGAGCTTACAGCATCTTCCTCTGGTGTCCAGGGTCCTTTCCTCAAACTGGGGTCCACGCTTTTTGTCCATCGGTAAATCAGCTGAGCAGAATCTCTTCCTTCCATGTAATAAGCAACTAGAAATGCAAAGGTGTATTTTAAAGCCTGTTGCAAAcaacatttcttcctttactCACATTGTAACTGTAGTATTTTCAAGCAGTGGCTCGCCAGAAGCAGCATATTAATCTCAGCTTCAATACTTAAACATGTTACACAGCAAGAATTGAAAGAGCAACTTGGTTACTACTCTTAACTCTACTCCTCACTAGCCACACTGCCTCTCAACACTCCTGAGGAGCAAAGGCACAGTAGCGACCCCCTAAGAAAAGGCTTCTgggcacagcactgaaaactgcCGAAAGAGCTGGCCCTAAATGAATACTGGCTTTCTAGGGGAGAACTCTGATGATTTTGCTACAAAAACAAAAGTTCACACAACCAGCAGTACTTGTTAACAACTCTCAGCCAATTGCAACCAAAAGATGGATAAAGGTTCCAAGAGACAGTAAGTTCTTGCTGATACAAAGAAAATTCCAGGTAGGTACAAGAAAGGCATGTATCACTGCTCCCACcaaggaaagagagggaaaatgcaCTCATCCTCTTTCATTCATCTCACCAGTAAAGGCTTTTAGAAATCAGTACATCCGTGGTTTCAGATGAGCCACAGCACTGTTGTGCCTCGCCTACATCACAGTCTACAACAGTAAGGTGAAAACACAGAACTATGACTATCCTGGCAATGGAAACATTCATAGGAAATACAATTCATTCATTAATTTCCTGAATCAGAGCAGGCTGGGTGCTCTCAAAGACATTAACAGACATAAGCATgagaggatgaaaaaaaattaaaaaccataCAAAATCCCCTCA
Encoded proteins:
- the SNAPC4 gene encoding snRNA-activating protein complex subunit 4 isoform X1; translation: MFSLIVVKLFMLLQNPGFSTATLCSRWITKPGTDKSMPLLLGWDHGPVPEHPGLRPGPALLSPLGRSLPGGKKGLWGLRAARRGWAFRGGFGPSPRPPCHGFAKPLKRRRRRSRCAVGRCGSRGAGAGTRERPPACRVRWTRPATRGALDWLGSVTCGGQLIGCPVVIGRRGGGGASGQAARLGPGACGAAMSRGLGLAGACRPPGVGVALSPAALDLDAEREKIRREIEELERSLEPGGASAEVTVFDSSLSSDDGEDDSDSHAEMEIEREDDSDDDIEGSLPQDPETCLQMNRVYQEVIQEKIEEVERLIAQNKEQQKEIMCEVGGPKVAKAGDGRSLPANIFLGHFLKPYFKDKTTGIGPPPNEDTKERAAQGIKSFEQLTSTKWKSREKTLLQKSVVSDSLQRLLQPKLLKVSYWNQKLEKVKTEMEKQILEKQIKEVEREIEAINQLPEGDLIGNRFDEHDWEKISNIHFDGQRSSEELKKFWQNWEHPSINKKEWTEEEIERLKKIAAKHGYLDWQTIAQELGTNRTPFQCLQKYQIYNKDLKRKEWTRREDQMLLELVQEMRVGNHIPYKKIAYYMEGRDSAQLIYRWTKSVDPSLRKGPWTPEEDALLLAAVKKYGERDWYKIRTEVPGRSDAQCRDRYLKALHCDVKKGKWGLEEEEQLIELVQKHGLGHWSKIASELPHRTGSQCLSKWKLMIGSKKRFRSRKRRPVEDSSSSSESSSEDIELDLADSSEEEEAPSKEESAFPSIDLWIPTRTNTQESNQGRYQALSLFSAVSAGAKTSCSEVPSTTCDGDKDRVADEPSELNTLLRGIARPHSTDVIVKNPVEVMNKASRCGKQVLRVTLDNVRRVLRHNTCFQRKLQLKFLKPSATALTKISGVSTSVGQKLEGLQNITEKTYRQERERLRRMNLDRKLLMAVTPWVGNVLLPCTLQTGKMAFHQTKADSIKEKIKSISLTSTPLFTLFIQLFQIDTNGCMKIIREKRLRQSELLRANAGRPQQASQNMETSSGNSSQSCTQRNSRRGIPRNAVRRPVALKARETSTVAFESSAPATQGALPAQVQRQKPKTVSELLREKRLRESRAKKAMQRTVFVAPQMLVSGPLIIQHSPQQIIPSVQAGSNPAAVGCTSNQVQCAPAPLSAFTSVAGSTSTAIVLENHSSSVPETGESPGSSQGTELQSNKELKEQALESSPEGGFSPGLTPAAAEKAPNQGACNSQVLAGSSASVVLQPQTFAPHQITVVPLGIESGSNKLSLSTPVTCELNTSVPQQRPVNLLSALVTPQTGSHVIPNGILPFTWVVTPQALLPTAVQTMVGVPRGLPAAAVRNQCQTTVTSNGNVSNLGVPPVPARANLPHPSSAETKAPSAQLTEGVPLGQTANHSTILLPVTSANPGCTTSSISSATPTCSDGFSRASDSSAAQTASPADAPTLHGVLLPQTLLPSSTQGSDSQSVLSLPTLGKSHDSITTNKSSSNPSITKEVAPQLGDPVPHNNVPGTSDCFAAQALKNRPIASKPLAAQPAESPPQPTTSSAEKNLLDFSLISLEDEGLVKEWLNGKKGVQVPLLQTRLPYLPPFLCNLKTLSKLLLQKAALEEQAACLLPSDASQGEGTGVDLHAIGELVQQKLGNNPAYLLLKARFLAAFTLPALLATLPPPKVTTTLSASRKQYDESDEEEWQSEKEVSEEESCGHELTGVPLDQVVGDQPGDKDADLLIQDMGSEENAAQSVLDSCSAAADASAPQIRRSTRFRKRRRMSH
- the SNAPC4 gene encoding snRNA-activating protein complex subunit 4 isoform X3; amino-acid sequence: MFSLIVVKLFMLLQNPGFSTATLCSRWITKPGTDKSMPLLLGWDHGPVPEHPGLRPGPALLSPLGRSLPGGKKGLWGLRAARRGWAFRGGFGPSPRPPCHGFAKPLKRRRRRSRCAVGRCGSRGAGAGTRERPPACRVRWTRPATRGALDWLGSVTCGGQLIGCPVVIGRRGGGGASGQAARLGPGACGAAMSRGLGLAGACRPPGVGVALSPAALDLDAEREKIRREIEELERSLEPGGASAEVTVFDSSLSSDDGEDDSDSHAEMEIEREDDSDDDIEGSLPQDPETCLQMNRVYQEVIQEKIEEVERLIAQNKEQQKEIMCEVGGPKVAKAGDGRSLPANIFLGHFLKPYFKDKTTGIGPPPNEDTKERAAQGIKSFEQLTSTKWKSREKTLLQKSVVSDSLQRLLQPKLLKVSYWNQKLEKVKTEMEKQILEKQIKEVEREIEAINQLPEGDLIGNRFDEHDWEKISNIHFDGQRSSEELKKFWQNWEHPSINKKEWTEEEIERLKKIAAKHGYLDWQTIAQELGTNRTPFQCLQKYQIYNKDLKRKEWTRREDQMLLELVQEMRVGNHIPYKKIAYYMEGRDSAQLIYRWTKSVDPSLRKGPWTPEEDALLLAAVKKYGERDWYKIRTEVPGRSDAQCRDRYLKALHCDVKKGKWGLEEEEQLIELVQKHGLGHWSKIASELPHRTGSQCLSKWKLMIGSKKRFRSRKRRPVEDSSSSSESSSEDIELDLADSSEEEEAPSKEESAFPSIDLWIPTRTNTQESNQGRYQALSLFSAVSAGAKTSCSEVPSTTCDGDKDRVADEPSELNTLLRGIARPHSTDVIVKNPVEVMNKASRCGKQVLRVTLDNVRRVLRHNTCFQRKLQLKFLKPSATALTKISGVSTSVGQKLEGLQNITEKTYRQERERLRRMNLDRKLLMAVTPWVGNVLLPCTLQTGKMAFHQTKADSIKEKIKSISLTSTPLFTLFIQLFQIDTNGCMKIIREKRLRQSELLRANAGRPQQASQNMETSSGNSSQSCTQRNSRRGIPRNAVRRPVALKARETSTVAFESSAPATQGALPAQVQRQKPKTVSELLREKRLRESRAKKAMQRTVFVAPQMLVSGPLIIQHSPQQIIPSVQAGSNPAAVGCTSNQVQCAPAPLSAFTSVAGSTSTAIVLENHSSSVPETGESPGSSQGTELQSNKELKEQALESSPEGGFSPGLTPAAAEKAPNQGACNSQVLAGSSASVVLQPQTFAPHQITVVPLGIESGSNKLSLSTPVTCELNTSVPQQRPVNLLSALVTPQTGSHVIPNGILPFTWVVTPQALLPTAVQTMVGVPRGLPAAAVRNQCQTTVTSNGNVSNLGVPPVPARANLPHPSSAETKAPSAQLTEGVPLGQTANHSTILLPVTSANPGCTTSSISSATPTCSDGFSRASDSSAAQTASPADAPTLHGVLLPQTLLPSSTQGSDSQSVLSLPTLGKSHDSITTNKSSSNPSITKEVAPQLGDPVPHNNVPGTSDCFAAQALKNRPIASKPLAAQPAESPPQPTTSSAEKNLLDFSLISLEDEGLVKEWLNGKKGVQVPLLQTRLPYLPPFLCNLKTLSKLLLQKAALEEQAACLLPSDASQGEGTGVDLHAIGELVQQKLGNNPAYLLLKARFLAAFTLPALLATLPPPKVTTTLSASRKQYDESDEEEWQSEKEVSEEESCGHELTGVPLDQVVGDQPGDKDADLLIQDMGSEENAAQSVLDSCSAAADASAPQIRRSTRFRKRRRM